The following are encoded in a window of Eriocheir sinensis breed Jianghai 21 chromosome 35, ASM2467909v1, whole genome shotgun sequence genomic DNA:
- the LOC127007501 gene encoding gamma-butyrobetaine dioxygenase-like has product MSSSRYARVLLSGAAVIRNTARLQTRRQSHTCAHSRSLTLAAAARQQQAFEEAVHPGSGVMTATTGSDALHLQFLDGRTSAIPYSFLRDHCRCRRCRSLLTPSINSHFQPAVHPEIIQSNVLGVVIDWSDGHISKYSGEWLHNAAHDISFSLS; this is encoded by the exons ATGTCGTCCAGCCGATACGCCCGGGTCCTCCTCTCCGGGGCCGCGGTAATTAGGAACACCGCCAGGCTCCAG ACGCGCCGGCAGAGCCACACCTGTGCCCACAGCCGCAGCCTCACCCTGGCGGCCGCGGCGCGCCAGCAGCAGGCCTTCGAGGAGGCTGTGCATCCCG GCAGTGGAGTGATGACCGCCACCACCGGCAGCGACGCCCTCCACCTCCAGTTCTTAGACGGCCGGACCAGCGCCATCCCCTACAGCTTCCTCAGGGACCACTGCAGGTGCCGCAGGTGCCGCTCCCTCCTTACCCCCAGCATTAACTCTCATTTCCAGCCAGCTGTGCACCCCGAAATCATTCAG AGCAACGTGCTGGGCGTCGTGATTGACTGGAGCGACGGCCACATCAGCAAGTACTCCGGCGAGTGGCTGCACAACGCGGCCCACGACATCAGCTTCAGCCTCAGCTGA